In one Methanomassiliicoccales archaeon genomic region, the following are encoded:
- the ftcD gene encoding glutamate formimidoyltransferase codes for MALVECVPNFSEGRRKEVVDAILKAMRESGSVKILDSRSDPDHNRTVVTMVGEPTEVFDAAFAGIKKAAELIDMDQHKGEHPRIGATDVVPFVPISDIDLKGCIELARRLAEKVGRELGIPTYLYEAAASRSDRVDLANIRKGQYEGLKESIRSDPDRKPDFGPSALPKAGATVIGARAFLIAYNIYLDTSDVDVAKSIAKSIRQKDGGFPYVKAMGFRTKPHVQVSINLNDFTKTPMQAVFEAVRKEAERKGVRVIRSEVYGVVPADALFDAAEHCLQLTDGWERSQIIEKRLEELDAQSPTLRSMRMDKFLQTLASGSPTPGGGSAACLSGAMGAALGAMTSRLTLGKKGYESVQSLFEEKARLFDELRSKLTLAIDLDADAYEDVMKAFKLSKKNEEEKIFRTQRIQNAYKCAAEIPLSTVELCRKVIDELLVIAGKCNKNAATDVAVGLQAAYSGVVGAALNVEINLSAIKDEVYKVRVRDRLNELQAGVKERVEAGIDDIRRGI; via the coding sequence ATGGCTCTGGTGGAGTGCGTTCCCAACTTCAGCGAAGGGAGGCGGAAGGAGGTCGTAGACGCCATCCTGAAGGCGATGCGAGAGAGTGGATCGGTCAAGATTCTAGACTCTCGGAGCGATCCTGATCATAATCGGACCGTGGTGACGATGGTCGGAGAGCCGACGGAGGTGTTCGACGCGGCCTTCGCTGGCATAAAGAAAGCGGCCGAGCTCATCGACATGGACCAGCACAAGGGCGAACATCCGAGGATCGGTGCCACGGATGTTGTACCGTTCGTTCCGATCAGCGACATCGATCTGAAGGGATGTATCGAGCTGGCTCGAAGGCTGGCAGAGAAGGTCGGCCGGGAGCTGGGCATCCCGACCTATCTGTACGAGGCGGCGGCCAGCCGGTCGGATCGTGTGGATCTAGCCAACATCCGCAAAGGGCAGTATGAAGGGCTCAAGGAATCCATCCGCTCCGATCCGGACCGCAAGCCGGATTTCGGGCCGTCGGCACTGCCGAAGGCCGGTGCCACCGTCATCGGCGCCAGGGCGTTCCTCATCGCCTACAATATATACTTGGATACGAGCGATGTCGACGTCGCCAAGAGCATAGCCAAGAGCATCCGGCAGAAGGACGGAGGATTCCCCTACGTGAAGGCGATGGGCTTCCGGACCAAGCCCCACGTGCAGGTGTCCATCAATCTGAACGATTTCACGAAGACCCCCATGCAGGCGGTGTTCGAGGCGGTGCGCAAGGAAGCCGAGAGGAAGGGCGTCAGGGTCATCAGGAGCGAAGTGTACGGTGTGGTTCCAGCCGATGCGCTGTTCGATGCGGCCGAGCACTGTCTCCAGCTGACGGACGGATGGGAGCGCAGCCAGATCATCGAAAAGAGATTGGAGGAGTTGGATGCCCAGTCGCCAACGCTCAGATCGATGAGAATGGACAAGTTCCTTCAAACCCTGGCATCCGGGTCTCCGACCCCTGGTGGAGGAAGCGCTGCTTGCTTGTCCGGGGCCATGGGCGCAGCCCTAGGAGCGATGACGAGCAGACTGACCCTCGGGAAGAAGGGATACGAATCGGTCCAGTCGCTCTTCGAAGAGAAGGCGCGCTTGTTCGACGAGCTGCGATCCAAGCTCACCTTGGCGATCGATCTGGATGCTGATGCCTACGAGGACGTCATGAAGGCATTTAAGTTGTCAAAGAAGAACGAGGAGGAAAAGATCTTCCGCACTCAGCGGATCCAAAACGCCTACAAATGCGCCGCAGAGATTCCTCTGTCCACGGTCGAGCTGTGCAGGAAGGTCATCGATGAGCTGCTGGTGATTGCAGGAAAGTGCAACAAGAACGCCGCCACGGATGTCGCCGTGGGATTGCAGGCCGCCTACTCAGGTGTGGTGGGAGCGGCGCTCAACGTGGAGATCAATCTCTCAGCCATCAAGGACGAGGTGTACAAGGTCCGTGTGCGCGATCGGTTGAACGAATTGCAGGCGGGCGTCAAAGAAAGGGTGGAAGCGGGCATCGACGACATCCGACGCGGTATCTGA